The Propionispora hippei DSM 15287 DNA window GTTACAAACCGTCTTTGCTCCTGCCTGCTCGCTTTGGTCCTGCTCCTCTGCCCAGCAGCCGGGGCAACGGCAGCAGCAGTACCGGACATCAAGGCCAACGCCGCCATTTTAATGGATGCCAAAACAGGGCAGGTTCTCTATAACAAAAATATGAACAAACGGGGCGCCCCGGCCAGTACCACTAAAATTCTGACCGCGATTCTGGCCATCGAAAGCGGCCGGCTGGATGAAATGACCAAGGTCAGTGTTAAATCCTCGTCCACACCCGGCTCCTCCATGCACCTGTATCCCGGTCAGCTCATCTCCCTTCGCGAACTGGTAACAGGCCTATTACTCCGTTCTGGCAACGACGCAGCTGTTGCCATTGCCGAACATCTGGCCGGTTCCAGCGAGGCTTTTGTCGATCTGATGAATCAAAAGGCGGCGGCCTTAGGCGCACTGCACAGTCATTTTTGTAACCCCAATGGTCTAAGCGCCGCCGGCCATTATTCCACAGCCTTCGATCTGGCCTGGATGTCCCGTTATGCTCTAAGCAATCCTATCTTTGCCGACATTGTCAATACGAAAGAAACCACCATCGAATGGCTGGACAAACGGGGCAACGGCCATGACGTAAACTTACGCAACACCAACAAGCTGTTGTGGATGCTGGATGATGCCGACGGAGTTAAGACCGGCACGACCGGCGAAGCCGGTCCCTGTCTGGTGTCCAGTGCCACCAGGGGCAACCAGAAGCTCATTGCCGTAGTGCTCCATGATCATAACCGCTGGTACGATTCGATGCAGTTGCTCAAATACGGCTTTAACGCCTTTGATCTCTATGAATTTGCCCAGGAGAATGAAATCGTCGCCGTACTTCCCGTTGAGGGCGGTTTTGCCGGTGAGGTAGATGCGCTGGTGACATCTTATGCCGCTCTAACCGTGGCGGCTGAGGATTTTCCCCACGTAACGGTCAAAACCGACCTGCCGGACAAATTAAACGCCCCTGTATACCAGGGGCAAAAAATCGGGGAAATTATTTTTTACGTCAACGACCAACCGGTAAAAACGGTGGATATTGTCGCCGCTCAGGCGATTGAGGAACGCACGCTGCCACGGGTGCTGCTCAACCAGTTGACGGCTATGTTTCGCCTGCTATCCGGCTGGGGTGCTCTCTAGACCGGCACCTTGCATCATCTAAATACCTAGCTAAGCTTACCTTCTTTTTCCAACCATCGCACATAGGGCCGATATGTGCGGCCTTCCGCCGCCTTGGGGGACAAAAAACCTTACGAGCTTATCAAGGTACTAAAAGGGCTTACGGTAGAAGAACGGCAGGTATTGCTGAAAGCCGATCTCCCGGAAATTCAAAATAGCCTCGGTACCGCCGACAAACAGCACGCCGCCCGGCTTGAGGGCTGCCAAAAACCGCCGGTACAGGGCATCCTTGGCCTCTTCCGTGAAATAAATAACCACATTGCGGCAGAGTATCAAATCAAAACCCGAATCGAACTTATCCAAGAGCAGATTGTGTCGCTTAAACTCCACACGGGATTTAATGTCATTGCTGATCACATACTGACCATTTTCCTGTTTGAAATGCTTGCTGGCCCGGCTTTGGGAAATATTCTTAAATTCATTGCTGGTATAGATACCCTTCTGTGCTTTCGCCAGAATTTCCACATCCAGATCGCTTGCCAGAATCCGGTGTCTGCTATTGGGCGTCATATCGGCCAGAATCATCGCCAGCGAATAAGGCTCAGCCCCAATAGAGCAGCCGGCACTCCAGATATTCAGCTTCGGGCTTTTCGCCAATAGCTCGGGCAGAACTTTGCTCTCGAGTTCGCTGAACTTTTCCGGCGTCCGGAAAAACTCGGTGACGTTGATGGTCAGGTAGTCGATAAAATCCTTATATAGCACCGGATTGCGGTCAATGAGAGCAAAAAAATCCATATAGGTATGTACGCCGTGGCGGGTCATCAAATTGCCAATCCGCCGCTGCATTTGAGCCGGTTTATAATCGTTCAGGTTAATGCCCGACTTGCTGTTCAATTTTTGCTTAAAGCTCTCCCAGTCTTTCTCGTCCATGTACACGACCCCCAAATTTTCTTATAGTCTGCTTCATATCCGGTTATCCGACCTGTAGCGAAGACCGCCCCGCCTGCTGTTATGCGATATAATCCTTTTAATTATTCGACATAATCCTTGATAATCCTACTAAAAAATACCGGTACGCTACAGCACCGGTATTTTTTCCTATTGCTCAGTCTTAGTTGTACCCCGGCTCTATACCTGGAATTTGCTGACTGAATCCCTAAGCTCCGTGGCCAGATTAGCCAGGCTCTGGCTGGAAGAAGCAATTTCCTCCATGGAAGCCGACTGCTCCTCGCTGGCAGCCGATACAGTCTGAGCCTCGCCGGCCGTCTTCCGGCTCAGGTTCTCGATCTGACTGACCGACTCCACGATTTGCTGGCTGCCCTGAGTCAACTGCCCGATGGCTACCGAGAATCCTTCCACCTGACCGGAAACCTGATTGATCAGCGCAACAATCTCCCGGAAAGCCTGACCGGCGGCATCAACAACCTCAGCTCCCAGCTTGACCTCTTTCGTGCCATTATTCATCGCCGTCACAGCCTCATCCGTTTCCGTCTGAATGCTATTGATCAAAGCGGCAATCTGCTCGGTCGCCAGTTGCGACTGCTCGGCCAGTTTGCGCACCTCTTCCGCCACTACGGCAAAGCCACGGCCCTGCTCACCGGCCCGCGCCGCCTCAATAGCGGCATTGAGCGCCAGCAAATTAGTCTGCCCGGCAATACCGGAGATGGTAGCCACAATTTGCCCGATTTCCTTTGACCGTTCACCCAGCTCGGTTACCAGCCGGGCCGAACCGGTAACGGTCTCTTCAATTTGATTCATCTGTTCAATAGCCCGGCTAACCGCCGCGTCGCCGTCATTGGCCTGGCTGGCAGCCTGGGCCGACTGGGCGGCAACGGTAACGGTATCTTCCGCCAGCTTTTGGATATGGTCCGACATTTGTTCGACCACCTGGACGGTTTCCCGGACCGCTGTCATTTGCTCGCTCGAACCGGCCGCCACCGTGGTAATCGAATCGGCCACCTGGTTAACCGCCAGTGCCGACTGTCCGGCACCGGCCGTCAGTTGCTCGCTGGAAGCGGCCAGTTGATCCGACTGAGAGTGAATTTTCATCACTAAGGCCCGTAGATTATCCCGCATCTGCCGGAACCCTTGCGCCAACTGTCCAATTTCGTCCTCGGTCCTGACTCTAGCCTCCCGGTCGCGCAAATCACCCTGGGCCAGCAAGAGACATTCATCACGGATAATCGCAATCGGTCTGGCCAACTGCCTGGCGATGAGTACAATGAACGAGCCAACCACCAGCAGCGAGATAATCGAGATGATCAGCATGGCTTTCGCCAGCGCTGCCGATTGCCGGGTAGCTTCCACCTCCGGCGCCGCTACCGTCACCACCCAGCGCTGCTCGCCCGGCAAATCAACCGGTGTGGTCACCGCTATCCTGGTCACGCCATCCACAAAGGAATATACTCCACGCGCCTGTTTTCCTTCGTCGGCAGCCGCCTTAAACAGTTGAATCAACCGGTCATCCAGTTCATCCTGCTGCAGCTTTAACTCAGAATTAATCTTTTTCTCCCGCAGGCTAAGCTTGCCTGCCAGATCAGGCCGTTTCGGATGGGCAATAATAAGTCCTGAATCGTCACTAATCTGCCCGTAACCCGAGTCCAGAAAAGTCAGATCCTTAATCTTGGCGGTCAGCCGCTCCACCGAAACCGTCCCCACCAATACACCGGTAAGCTGATTATTATAAATCACCGGTACAGCCAGCACCACCGACAGTTTTCCGGTTGTCTTGGAGACCAGCGGGTCCGACACCGCCGCGTCCTGGCTGGCTTTTACCTTTCTAAAATAATCCCGCTCGCCATAATTGGCTGTGTTTCCTTCACTGTTAATCCCCGTGCCGTCCGGGAAAATGAACACTACGGCATCAAAAGCCCCCAACCGGTTTTTAGCCTCAGCCATGGCCGCCACGATCTGTCCCTTGTCCGCCCCTGACCGGACACGCTGCACACTGGCCAGGTCGGCCAATTGCGCCATCATCAGGCGGACATCGCCCTGAATCTGATTGGCATAATCGGTGCCTACCGCCTTGGCAGTTTGATCAACACTGTCACGCAAGGCACCGGCGGACAGATAGTAACTGACACCGGCCAGGATGCTCAGTCCCACCAATACTAATGGCAACAACATGATCAATAATCGGTTTTGCATATTTTTTACTTTCATAGCTCTCAAATCTCCCCTGCTTTCATCTATTCAAATAAAAATGGACAGCCGGTCTGCTATCCATTCAACGACCTCAACAGCAACCTGGCAGTTATAGCAGCAAATAGTCCTGACCTACGCTTTATGTCCTTACTTTTCAATGCCGCTGCCAAATATGTTGTCATCAATCGACACTATTTCCTCTACGCTTCCGGACTGTCATCCAACAGCGCCACAACGTCCAGTTGTTTCTCTTCTGCCAAATCCACCACACTGCCGCAGTCCAGCCTTACTACCGGCCTGATGCGCAGCAGATCATTAAGCCAGACAATTTTAGCCCTGTTTCCGTCACTCAACAATACCGAACTACCCAAAAGAAAGCGGCGTAAGTTGGACAGGAAAGTGATACAGATTCGGGGGTCCAGCTTGCCCTGCATATCCTGCAGGATATTGTCCACTACCGTAAACGGACGTAATCTTTGCCGGTATACCCGCTGCGAACTCATGGCATCATAAATATCGGCCAGAGCCACAATCTTAGCATATATGTGAATTTCCTTGCCCGCCAGCGCCACCGGATAGCCGCTGCCATCCTCCCGTTCATGGTGCTGCAGAGCGGCCAGCCGTACCTCCTCGCGAAGCTCCGGGCACCTTGACAAAAGGTCATAGCCATGGGCCGGATGGGTTTTAATAATCCGCATCTCCTCATCAGTAAGTCGGCCCGGCTTATCCAGTATATCCTGGGAAATCAGCAATTTACCCACATCATGGAGGAGTCCGGCCAGAATGATATCCTTCAGCTCCTGCCCCTTAAACCCAAGCCACTTTCCTAAAACGCCCGACAAAATGGCCACATTCAGTGAATGCTGAAAGGTATACTCGTTATGGGCCTTTACCCGGTACAGCCGGTCGACCACGCCGACCACGTTGACAAGCAGTTCAATATAACTGTCCACCAGTTCCCGGCATTCGGCAACAGGCACCTCATTAAACGTCCGCACCCGTTCAAAAGTCCGCGTAATCATGCGCAGCGTATCCTCGTAAAAAGAAAAAAAGCGACGCTGAACAGAACGGATTTTATAGGGCATAACCACTACCGCATAAGGCACCTGCCATTTAATGAGGTTTTGGATGAAGCCCTCCGTCAATAATGTGCCCTGTTCCAGCAAAACCTGCCCGGTCTCGGAGACAACCGCCTGCGCCACAATCATCCCCGGTTTCAGTTCTTCCGTTTTTACTCTGTATTGATTAGAAAACACGACACCCTCCACACAAGACCTACTCCGGTCAGATGCCTGCAGATTGAAACAGCGAGCCGCCGGCGTGCCCCGCTAACCCGTCATCTACATTACTTATATGGTATGGCAAAATTATGTACTACGTATTTCTCCGGTATATTATAAAATCCTCGCAACGACTACAAAATATTCGATAAAAATATTATTTTGTCGAACAATGCAAAAAAACTCTCCCCACCGGCAGGCGACCCGCGCTACAAGCGGCCTGCCTACTGACAATGGGAAGAGCTTTTCAGGTCTTTACAGTTATTTCAATACGTCGTTCAACGGGGTGTAAGGCAGCTGCAGCGCCTCAGCCACAGCCTGATAGGTCAGCTTACCGTCAATCACGTTAACGCCCTTTGCCAGCCCGGCATCATCTTTGACAGCCTGAACATAGCCTTTGTTGGCGATCTGCAGAGCGTAATTCAAGGTGGAATTGGTTAATGCCAGCGTCGAGGTACGGGCAACCGCTCCCGGCATATTGGCTACCGAATAATGGACTACGCCATATTTTGTATAGGTCGGTTCGCTATGCGTCGTAACGCGGTCAATCGTTTCCACCGAGCCACCTTGGTCAATAGCTACATCAACAATAACCGAGCCCGGTTCCATTGATTTTACCATGGCCTCGGTCACCAGTTTCGGTGTCTTCGCCCCAGGCAGCAATACAGCACCGATCAGGAGATCGGCTTTTTGCACCCAGTGAGCGATATTATAACTGTTGGACATAACCGTAACAATCCGTCCGCCAAAAATGTCGTCCAAATAACCCAGCCGCTCCACCGAACGGTCTATTACTGTTACCCTGGCTCCCATGCCTACAGCAATTTTAGCGGCATTGGTGCCGACGATACCACCGCCGACAATGACTACCTGGGCCGATGCTACACCGGGAACGCCGCCTAGCAGGACGCCCTTGCCAGAGTTCGGCTTTTCCAGAAACTGAGCGCCAATTTGCACAGCCATACGGCCGGCAATTTCACTCATGGGAGACAAGAGGGGCAAAGAATTATTGTGGCCTACAATCGTTTCATAAGCGATCCCCACTACCTTTTTATCCAGCAACGCTTTGGTCAGTTCCGGTTCCGGCGCCAAATGCAGGTAGGTAAAGAGAATTTGCCCCGCATGGAACAAATCGTATTCCG harbors:
- a CDS encoding D-alanyl-D-alanine carboxypeptidase family protein is translated as MAVTNRLCSCLLALVLLLCPAAGATAAAVPDIKANAAILMDAKTGQVLYNKNMNKRGAPASTTKILTAILAIESGRLDEMTKVSVKSSSTPGSSMHLYPGQLISLRELVTGLLLRSGNDAAVAIAEHLAGSSEAFVDLMNQKAAALGALHSHFCNPNGLSAAGHYSTAFDLAWMSRYALSNPIFADIVNTKETTIEWLDKRGNGHDVNLRNTNKLLWMLDDADGVKTGTTGEAGPCLVSSATRGNQKLIAVVLHDHNRWYDSMQLLKYGFNAFDLYEFAQENEIVAVLPVEGGFAGEVDALVTSYAALTVAAEDFPHVTVKTDLPDKLNAPVYQGQKIGEIIFYVNDQPVKTVDIVAAQAIEERTLPRVLLNQLTAMFRLLSGWGAL
- a CDS encoding CheR family methyltransferase gives rise to the protein MDEKDWESFKQKLNSKSGINLNDYKPAQMQRRIGNLMTRHGVHTYMDFFALIDRNPVLYKDFIDYLTINVTEFFRTPEKFSELESKVLPELLAKSPKLNIWSAGCSIGAEPYSLAMILADMTPNSRHRILASDLDVEILAKAQKGIYTSNEFKNISQSRASKHFKQENGQYVISNDIKSRVEFKRHNLLLDKFDSGFDLILCRNVVIYFTEEAKDALYRRFLAALKPGGVLFVGGTEAILNFREIGFQQYLPFFYRKPF
- a CDS encoding methyl-accepting chemotaxis protein, translating into MKVKNMQNRLLIMLLPLVLVGLSILAGVSYYLSAGALRDSVDQTAKAVGTDYANQIQGDVRLMMAQLADLASVQRVRSGADKGQIVAAMAEAKNRLGAFDAVVFIFPDGTGINSEGNTANYGERDYFRKVKASQDAAVSDPLVSKTTGKLSVVLAVPVIYNNQLTGVLVGTVSVERLTAKIKDLTFLDSGYGQISDDSGLIIAHPKRPDLAGKLSLREKKINSELKLQQDELDDRLIQLFKAAADEGKQARGVYSFVDGVTRIAVTTPVDLPGEQRWVVTVAAPEVEATRQSAALAKAMLIISIISLLVVGSFIVLIARQLARPIAIIRDECLLLAQGDLRDREARVRTEDEIGQLAQGFRQMRDNLRALVMKIHSQSDQLAASSEQLTAGAGQSALAVNQVADSITTVAAGSSEQMTAVRETVQVVEQMSDHIQKLAEDTVTVAAQSAQAASQANDGDAAVSRAIEQMNQIEETVTGSARLVTELGERSKEIGQIVATISGIAGQTNLLALNAAIEAARAGEQGRGFAVVAEEVRKLAEQSQLATEQIAALINSIQTETDEAVTAMNNGTKEVKLGAEVVDAAGQAFREIVALINQVSGQVEGFSVAIGQLTQGSQQIVESVSQIENLSRKTAGEAQTVSAASEEQSASMEEIASSSQSLANLATELRDSVSKFQV
- a CDS encoding HD-GYP domain-containing protein codes for the protein MFSNQYRVKTEELKPGMIVAQAVVSETGQVLLEQGTLLTEGFIQNLIKWQVPYAVVVMPYKIRSVQRRFFSFYEDTLRMITRTFERVRTFNEVPVAECRELVDSYIELLVNVVGVVDRLYRVKAHNEYTFQHSLNVAILSGVLGKWLGFKGQELKDIILAGLLHDVGKLLISQDILDKPGRLTDEEMRIIKTHPAHGYDLLSRCPELREEVRLAALQHHEREDGSGYPVALAGKEIHIYAKIVALADIYDAMSSQRVYRQRLRPFTVVDNILQDMQGKLDPRICITFLSNLRRFLLGSSVLLSDGNRAKIVWLNDLLRIRPVVRLDCGSVVDLAEEKQLDVVALLDDSPEA
- the ald gene encoding alanine dehydrogenase translates to MIIGVVKEIKNNENRVGLTPAGTEALCKSGHVVLVEKSAGVGSGFSDESYQKAGGTILADKKGLFDKAEMIIKVKEPQPSEYDLFHAGQILFTYLHLAPEPELTKALLDKKVVGIAYETIVGHNNSLPLLSPMSEIAGRMAVQIGAQFLEKPNSGKGVLLGGVPGVASAQVVIVGGGIVGTNAAKIAVGMGARVTVIDRSVERLGYLDDIFGGRIVTVMSNSYNIAHWVQKADLLIGAVLLPGAKTPKLVTEAMVKSMEPGSVIVDVAIDQGGSVETIDRVTTHSEPTYTKYGVVHYSVANMPGAVARTSTLALTNSTLNYALQIANKGYVQAVKDDAGLAKGVNVIDGKLTYQAVAEALQLPYTPLNDVLK